One Calonectris borealis chromosome 16, bCalBor7.hap1.2, whole genome shotgun sequence DNA window includes the following coding sequences:
- the LOC142089343 gene encoding lysosomal dipeptide transporter MFSD1-like isoform X2: MAVAAERASYRFAVLLFNCLLTFGSYFCFDIPSVLQQQFQGNLTCPNGTHHNSTGHNSTVDCVEGLGMTPAQYNLLYAIYAWTNAVVVILAGFLIDKLGNRFGVFVFSLLTVLGSSIFALGSHFKGSPYLLPMMLTGRLLFGSGNGSLTIVQNRITAFWFKGKELALAFGLTLSFSRLGSVLNFFFTQQFEVKFGMQWTLWGGTLLCMLGFVSALTVSVLDKVGMKQLGLDGVIQQESKKVRIQDIRRLPLRYWLLVLTIMFFYNGVFPFVADASKFIQDKYSGYSQQAAAYIAGAVYDSSLVLSAAVGILIDYVGLRGVFAVGCAALTLPVFALLAFTFVPPLVSTIWLGITYSFAAASMWPSIPLVVPQATLGTAMGLATSVQMIGVGLSNLIVGHILGTKSSELKIPLWRWQQMMIFMLANTIACIVASVSLNVVDKKQGGTLNRTRKGAPVEQEERVPADAAPLLDDETGNEGSVS; encoded by the exons AtggcggtggcggcggagcgGG CCTCCTACAGGTTCGCGGTGCTGCTCTTCAACTGCCTCCTCACCTTCGGCTCCTACTTCTGCTTCGACATCCCCAGCGTCCTGCAGCAGCAGTTCCAGGGG AACTTGACCTGCCCCAATGGAACCCATCATAACAGCACCGGTCATAATAGCACGGTAGACTGTGTTGAAGGCTTGGGAATGACACCTGCACAATACAATTTGCTGTACGCCATCTATGCTTGGAC AAATGCAGTAGTGGTTATTCTGGCTGGATTCCTGATTGATAAACTAGGAAATCGCT TTGgtgtctttgttttctctcttctgactgtgCTGGGATCATCAATCTTTGCTCTAGGCTCACATTTCAAGGGGTCGCCATACCTCCTACCAATGATGCTAACAGGAAGACTGCTCTTTGGCTCTGGGAATGGGTCACTTACTA TTGTGCAGAATCGTATCACAGCCTTCTGGTTCAAGGGGAAGGAACTGGCACTGGCATTTGGGCTGACTCTGTCTTTCTCCCGTCTTGGGAGTGTCCTCaacttcttcttcacccagcagTTTGAGGTAAAATTTGGAATGCAGTGGACGCTCTGGGGAG GTACCCTGCTCTGCATGCTTGGGTTTGTTTCAGCCCTCACAGTCAGCGTGCTAGATAAAGTGGGCATGAAGCAACTGGGCTTGGATGGGGTTATCCAGCAAGAATCCAAAAAGGTG CGCATTCAGGACATCCGGCGACTTCCCCTTCGCTACTGGCTCCTGGTCCTCACCATCATGTTCTTCTACAATGGAGTCTTCCCCTTTGTGGCAGACGCCAG caagttTATCCAGGACAAATATTCTGGTTACAGTCAGCAGGCAGCTGCTTATATTGCTGGGGCAGTGTACGACAGCTCCCTTGTTCTCTCTGCAGCAGTTGGCATATTAATT GACTACGTTGGACTGAGAGGCGTCTTTGCTGTTGGCTGTGCTGCATTGACTCTGCCAGTCTTCGCTCTCCTGGCATTTACGTTTGTTCCTCCGTTAGTCTCTACCATATGGTTGGGGATTACTTACTCCTTTGCTGCT GCTAGTATGTGGCCATCCATACCTCTTGTGGTCCCCCAAGCAACTTTAGGGACAGCTATGGGGCTTGCAACTTCTGTGCAGATGATTGGCGTCGGCCTTTCGAATCTGATCGTTGGACACATTCTAGGAACAAAGTCCAG TGAATTAAAGATCCCCCTGTGGCGCTGGCAACAGATGATGATCTTTATGTTGGCAAACACTATTGCATGCATTGTTGCCTCCGTTAGCCTCAATGTTGTGGACAAGAAACAG GGTGGGACACTGAACAGAACAAGAAAAGGAGCACctgtggagcaggaggagagagtCCCTGCAGATGCAGCACCGCTCCTTGATGATGAAACAGGAAACGAAGGCTCTGTCAGCTGA
- the LOC142089343 gene encoding lysosomal dipeptide transporter MFSD1-like isoform X4, whose product MQNLTCPNGTHHNSTGHNSTVDCVEGLGMTPAQYNLLYAIYAWTNAVVVILAGFLIDKLGNRFGVFVFSLLTVLGSSIFALGSHFKGSPYLLPMMLTGRLLFGSGNGSLTIVQNRITAFWFKGKELALAFGLTLSFSRLGSVLNFFFTQQFEVKFGMQWTLWGGTLLCMLGFVSALTVSVLDKVGMKQLGLDGVIQQESKKVRIQDIRRLPLRYWLLVLTIMFFYNGVFPFVADASKFIQDKYSGYSQQAAAYIAGAVYDSSLVLSAAVGILIDYVGLRGVFAVGCAALTLPVFALLAFTFVPPLVSTIWLGITYSFAAASMWPSIPLVVPQATLGTAMGLATSVQMIGVGLSNLIVGHILGTKSSELKIPLWRWQQMMIFMLANTIACIVASVSLNVVDKKQGGTLNRTRKGAPVEQEERVPADAAPLLDDETGNEGSVS is encoded by the exons ATGCAGAACTTGACCTGCCCCAATGGAACCCATCATAACAGCACCGGTCATAATAGCACGGTAGACTGTGTTGAAGGCTTGGGAATGACACCTGCACAATACAATTTGCTGTACGCCATCTATGCTTGGAC AAATGCAGTAGTGGTTATTCTGGCTGGATTCCTGATTGATAAACTAGGAAATCGCT TTGgtgtctttgttttctctcttctgactgtgCTGGGATCATCAATCTTTGCTCTAGGCTCACATTTCAAGGGGTCGCCATACCTCCTACCAATGATGCTAACAGGAAGACTGCTCTTTGGCTCTGGGAATGGGTCACTTACTA TTGTGCAGAATCGTATCACAGCCTTCTGGTTCAAGGGGAAGGAACTGGCACTGGCATTTGGGCTGACTCTGTCTTTCTCCCGTCTTGGGAGTGTCCTCaacttcttcttcacccagcagTTTGAGGTAAAATTTGGAATGCAGTGGACGCTCTGGGGAG GTACCCTGCTCTGCATGCTTGGGTTTGTTTCAGCCCTCACAGTCAGCGTGCTAGATAAAGTGGGCATGAAGCAACTGGGCTTGGATGGGGTTATCCAGCAAGAATCCAAAAAGGTG CGCATTCAGGACATCCGGCGACTTCCCCTTCGCTACTGGCTCCTGGTCCTCACCATCATGTTCTTCTACAATGGAGTCTTCCCCTTTGTGGCAGACGCCAG caagttTATCCAGGACAAATATTCTGGTTACAGTCAGCAGGCAGCTGCTTATATTGCTGGGGCAGTGTACGACAGCTCCCTTGTTCTCTCTGCAGCAGTTGGCATATTAATT GACTACGTTGGACTGAGAGGCGTCTTTGCTGTTGGCTGTGCTGCATTGACTCTGCCAGTCTTCGCTCTCCTGGCATTTACGTTTGTTCCTCCGTTAGTCTCTACCATATGGTTGGGGATTACTTACTCCTTTGCTGCT GCTAGTATGTGGCCATCCATACCTCTTGTGGTCCCCCAAGCAACTTTAGGGACAGCTATGGGGCTTGCAACTTCTGTGCAGATGATTGGCGTCGGCCTTTCGAATCTGATCGTTGGACACATTCTAGGAACAAAGTCCAG TGAATTAAAGATCCCCCTGTGGCGCTGGCAACAGATGATGATCTTTATGTTGGCAAACACTATTGCATGCATTGTTGCCTCCGTTAGCCTCAATGTTGTGGACAAGAAACAG GGTGGGACACTGAACAGAACAAGAAAAGGAGCACctgtggagcaggaggagagagtCCCTGCAGATGCAGCACCGCTCCTTGATGATGAAACAGGAAACGAAGGCTCTGTCAGCTGA
- the LOC142089343 gene encoding lysosomal dipeptide transporter MFSD1-like isoform X5, whose product MTPAQYNLLYAIYAWTNAVVVILAGFLIDKLGNRFGVFVFSLLTVLGSSIFALGSHFKGSPYLLPMMLTGRLLFGSGNGSLTIVQNRITAFWFKGKELALAFGLTLSFSRLGSVLNFFFTQQFEVKFGMQWTLWGGTLLCMLGFVSALTVSVLDKVGMKQLGLDGVIQQESKKVRIQDIRRLPLRYWLLVLTIMFFYNGVFPFVADASKFIQDKYSGYSQQAAAYIAGAVYDSSLVLSAAVGILIDYVGLRGVFAVGCAALTLPVFALLAFTFVPPLVSTIWLGITYSFAAASMWPSIPLVVPQATLGTAMGLATSVQMIGVGLSNLIVGHILGTKSSELKIPLWRWQQMMIFMLANTIACIVASVSLNVVDKKQGGTLNRTRKGAPVEQEERVPADAAPLLDDETGNEGSVS is encoded by the exons ATGACACCTGCACAATACAATTTGCTGTACGCCATCTATGCTTGGAC AAATGCAGTAGTGGTTATTCTGGCTGGATTCCTGATTGATAAACTAGGAAATCGCT TTGgtgtctttgttttctctcttctgactgtgCTGGGATCATCAATCTTTGCTCTAGGCTCACATTTCAAGGGGTCGCCATACCTCCTACCAATGATGCTAACAGGAAGACTGCTCTTTGGCTCTGGGAATGGGTCACTTACTA TTGTGCAGAATCGTATCACAGCCTTCTGGTTCAAGGGGAAGGAACTGGCACTGGCATTTGGGCTGACTCTGTCTTTCTCCCGTCTTGGGAGTGTCCTCaacttcttcttcacccagcagTTTGAGGTAAAATTTGGAATGCAGTGGACGCTCTGGGGAG GTACCCTGCTCTGCATGCTTGGGTTTGTTTCAGCCCTCACAGTCAGCGTGCTAGATAAAGTGGGCATGAAGCAACTGGGCTTGGATGGGGTTATCCAGCAAGAATCCAAAAAGGTG CGCATTCAGGACATCCGGCGACTTCCCCTTCGCTACTGGCTCCTGGTCCTCACCATCATGTTCTTCTACAATGGAGTCTTCCCCTTTGTGGCAGACGCCAG caagttTATCCAGGACAAATATTCTGGTTACAGTCAGCAGGCAGCTGCTTATATTGCTGGGGCAGTGTACGACAGCTCCCTTGTTCTCTCTGCAGCAGTTGGCATATTAATT GACTACGTTGGACTGAGAGGCGTCTTTGCTGTTGGCTGTGCTGCATTGACTCTGCCAGTCTTCGCTCTCCTGGCATTTACGTTTGTTCCTCCGTTAGTCTCTACCATATGGTTGGGGATTACTTACTCCTTTGCTGCT GCTAGTATGTGGCCATCCATACCTCTTGTGGTCCCCCAAGCAACTTTAGGGACAGCTATGGGGCTTGCAACTTCTGTGCAGATGATTGGCGTCGGCCTTTCGAATCTGATCGTTGGACACATTCTAGGAACAAAGTCCAG TGAATTAAAGATCCCCCTGTGGCGCTGGCAACAGATGATGATCTTTATGTTGGCAAACACTATTGCATGCATTGTTGCCTCCGTTAGCCTCAATGTTGTGGACAAGAAACAG GGTGGGACACTGAACAGAACAAGAAAAGGAGCACctgtggagcaggaggagagagtCCCTGCAGATGCAGCACCGCTCCTTGATGATGAAACAGGAAACGAAGGCTCTGTCAGCTGA
- the LOC142089343 gene encoding lysosomal dipeptide transporter MFSD1-like isoform X1, whose product MLAAKAAHEAGTGLRGFSSRPCLENWKSKTCPCSLIVSSPTKRLSAALTKLRVRAALAPLCTWKNLTCPNGTHHNSTGHNSTVDCVEGLGMTPAQYNLLYAIYAWTNAVVVILAGFLIDKLGNRFGVFVFSLLTVLGSSIFALGSHFKGSPYLLPMMLTGRLLFGSGNGSLTIVQNRITAFWFKGKELALAFGLTLSFSRLGSVLNFFFTQQFEVKFGMQWTLWGGTLLCMLGFVSALTVSVLDKVGMKQLGLDGVIQQESKKVRIQDIRRLPLRYWLLVLTIMFFYNGVFPFVADASKFIQDKYSGYSQQAAAYIAGAVYDSSLVLSAAVGILIDYVGLRGVFAVGCAALTLPVFALLAFTFVPPLVSTIWLGITYSFAAASMWPSIPLVVPQATLGTAMGLATSVQMIGVGLSNLIVGHILGTKSSELKIPLWRWQQMMIFMLANTIACIVASVSLNVVDKKQGGTLNRTRKGAPVEQEERVPADAAPLLDDETGNEGSVS is encoded by the exons ATGCTTGCTGCGAAGGCGGCGCACGAAGCTGGGACAGGCCTGAGGGGGTTCAGTTCTCGCCCCTGCCTGGAGAACTGGAAATCTAAAACCTGCCCTTGCTCACTGATTGTCAGCTCTCCGACCAAACGGCTGTCTGCTGCGCTGACGAAACTCAGAGTTAGGGCAGCGCTCGCACCACTCTGCACATGGAAG AACTTGACCTGCCCCAATGGAACCCATCATAACAGCACCGGTCATAATAGCACGGTAGACTGTGTTGAAGGCTTGGGAATGACACCTGCACAATACAATTTGCTGTACGCCATCTATGCTTGGAC AAATGCAGTAGTGGTTATTCTGGCTGGATTCCTGATTGATAAACTAGGAAATCGCT TTGgtgtctttgttttctctcttctgactgtgCTGGGATCATCAATCTTTGCTCTAGGCTCACATTTCAAGGGGTCGCCATACCTCCTACCAATGATGCTAACAGGAAGACTGCTCTTTGGCTCTGGGAATGGGTCACTTACTA TTGTGCAGAATCGTATCACAGCCTTCTGGTTCAAGGGGAAGGAACTGGCACTGGCATTTGGGCTGACTCTGTCTTTCTCCCGTCTTGGGAGTGTCCTCaacttcttcttcacccagcagTTTGAGGTAAAATTTGGAATGCAGTGGACGCTCTGGGGAG GTACCCTGCTCTGCATGCTTGGGTTTGTTTCAGCCCTCACAGTCAGCGTGCTAGATAAAGTGGGCATGAAGCAACTGGGCTTGGATGGGGTTATCCAGCAAGAATCCAAAAAGGTG CGCATTCAGGACATCCGGCGACTTCCCCTTCGCTACTGGCTCCTGGTCCTCACCATCATGTTCTTCTACAATGGAGTCTTCCCCTTTGTGGCAGACGCCAG caagttTATCCAGGACAAATATTCTGGTTACAGTCAGCAGGCAGCTGCTTATATTGCTGGGGCAGTGTACGACAGCTCCCTTGTTCTCTCTGCAGCAGTTGGCATATTAATT GACTACGTTGGACTGAGAGGCGTCTTTGCTGTTGGCTGTGCTGCATTGACTCTGCCAGTCTTCGCTCTCCTGGCATTTACGTTTGTTCCTCCGTTAGTCTCTACCATATGGTTGGGGATTACTTACTCCTTTGCTGCT GCTAGTATGTGGCCATCCATACCTCTTGTGGTCCCCCAAGCAACTTTAGGGACAGCTATGGGGCTTGCAACTTCTGTGCAGATGATTGGCGTCGGCCTTTCGAATCTGATCGTTGGACACATTCTAGGAACAAAGTCCAG TGAATTAAAGATCCCCCTGTGGCGCTGGCAACAGATGATGATCTTTATGTTGGCAAACACTATTGCATGCATTGTTGCCTCCGTTAGCCTCAATGTTGTGGACAAGAAACAG GGTGGGACACTGAACAGAACAAGAAAAGGAGCACctgtggagcaggaggagagagtCCCTGCAGATGCAGCACCGCTCCTTGATGATGAAACAGGAAACGAAGGCTCTGTCAGCTGA
- the JPT2 gene encoding jupiter microtubule associated homolog 2 isoform X2: protein MFQGPEADSAKPSSRVLKPPGGGSSNLFGSTEEISASSRPHRMASNIFGASEEPQNIPKRTNPPGGKESGIFEDSSSAQPRPRMNPPGGKTSDIFGSPVSTSVVRAHPNKPKDHIVLKEDETPKKLEATENIKPQVEDGGEKKDLGKEERCKEPEPKIDNHEPRLGPRPRSHNKVLNPPGGKSSIAFY from the exons ATGTTCCAGGGCCCCGAGGCCGACTCGGCCAAGCCCAGCTCCAG GGTATTGAAGCCCCCTGGAGGAGGTTCTAGCAATCTCTTTGGGAGTACAGAAGAAATTTCTGCTTCAAGCAGGCCACACCGGATGGCATCCAATATCTTTGGAGCATCAGAAGAACCTCAAAACATTCCAAAAAGAACAAACCCTCCCG ggggaaaagaaagtggTATTTTTGAGGATTCTAGTTCTGCTCAGCCTCGTCCACGCATGAATCCACCTGGTGGGAAGACAAGCGATATCTTTGGGTCTCCTGTATCTACCAGCGTTGTGCGAGCACACCCAAACAAGCCTAAG GATCACATTGTCTTGAAAGAAGATGAAACACCAAAGAAGCTAGAAG CTACAGAAAACATCAAACCACAGGTGGAAGATGGAGGCGAGAAAAAAGATCTGGGCAAAGAGGAGCGATGCAAGGAGCCAGAACCCAAGATAGACAATCACGAGCCCCGATTAGGGCCAAGGCCACGCTCACACAACAAAGTTCTTAATCCGCCGGGGGGGAAATCCAGCATTGCGTTCTATTAG
- the JPT2 gene encoding jupiter microtubule associated homolog 2 isoform X1, with amino-acid sequence MTTRALFKLPSLCEAHRTGGISRGRAAFDRLLDVMDRVLKPPGGGSSNLFGSTEEISASSRPHRMASNIFGASEEPQNIPKRTNPPGGKESGIFEDSSSAQPRPRMNPPGGKTSDIFGSPVSTSVVRAHPNKPKDHIVLKEDETPKKLEATENIKPQVEDGGEKKDLGKEERCKEPEPKIDNHEPRLGPRPRSHNKVLNPPGGKSSIAFY; translated from the exons ATGACGACGCGGGCCCTTTTCAAGCTTCCCTCCCTCTGCGAGGCTCACCGGACAGGCGGGATATCGAGAGGGCGGGCTGCGTTCGATAGGCTGCTCGACGTGATGGACAG GGTATTGAAGCCCCCTGGAGGAGGTTCTAGCAATCTCTTTGGGAGTACAGAAGAAATTTCTGCTTCAAGCAGGCCACACCGGATGGCATCCAATATCTTTGGAGCATCAGAAGAACCTCAAAACATTCCAAAAAGAACAAACCCTCCCG ggggaaaagaaagtggTATTTTTGAGGATTCTAGTTCTGCTCAGCCTCGTCCACGCATGAATCCACCTGGTGGGAAGACAAGCGATATCTTTGGGTCTCCTGTATCTACCAGCGTTGTGCGAGCACACCCAAACAAGCCTAAG GATCACATTGTCTTGAAAGAAGATGAAACACCAAAGAAGCTAGAAG CTACAGAAAACATCAAACCACAGGTGGAAGATGGAGGCGAGAAAAAAGATCTGGGCAAAGAGGAGCGATGCAAGGAGCCAGAACCCAAGATAGACAATCACGAGCCCCGATTAGGGCCAAGGCCACGCTCACACAACAAAGTTCTTAATCCGCCGGGGGGGAAATCCAGCATTGCGTTCTATTAG
- the LOC142089343 gene encoding lysosomal dipeptide transporter MFSD1-like isoform X3 codes for MAVAAERASYRFAVLLFNCLLTFGSYFCFDIPSVLQQQFQGNLTCPNGTHHNSTGHNSTVDCVEGLGMTPAQYNLLYAIYAWTNAVVVILAGFLIDKLGNRFGVFVFSLLTVLGSSIFALGSHFKGSPYLLPMMLTGRLLFGSGNGSLTIVQNRITAFWFKGKELALAFGLTLSFSRLGSVLNFFFTQQFEVKFGMQWTLWGGTLLCMLGFVSALTVSVLDKVGMKQLGLDGVIQQESKKRIQDIRRLPLRYWLLVLTIMFFYNGVFPFVADASKFIQDKYSGYSQQAAAYIAGAVYDSSLVLSAAVGILIDYVGLRGVFAVGCAALTLPVFALLAFTFVPPLVSTIWLGITYSFAAASMWPSIPLVVPQATLGTAMGLATSVQMIGVGLSNLIVGHILGTKSSELKIPLWRWQQMMIFMLANTIACIVASVSLNVVDKKQGGTLNRTRKGAPVEQEERVPADAAPLLDDETGNEGSVS; via the exons AtggcggtggcggcggagcgGG CCTCCTACAGGTTCGCGGTGCTGCTCTTCAACTGCCTCCTCACCTTCGGCTCCTACTTCTGCTTCGACATCCCCAGCGTCCTGCAGCAGCAGTTCCAGGGG AACTTGACCTGCCCCAATGGAACCCATCATAACAGCACCGGTCATAATAGCACGGTAGACTGTGTTGAAGGCTTGGGAATGACACCTGCACAATACAATTTGCTGTACGCCATCTATGCTTGGAC AAATGCAGTAGTGGTTATTCTGGCTGGATTCCTGATTGATAAACTAGGAAATCGCT TTGgtgtctttgttttctctcttctgactgtgCTGGGATCATCAATCTTTGCTCTAGGCTCACATTTCAAGGGGTCGCCATACCTCCTACCAATGATGCTAACAGGAAGACTGCTCTTTGGCTCTGGGAATGGGTCACTTACTA TTGTGCAGAATCGTATCACAGCCTTCTGGTTCAAGGGGAAGGAACTGGCACTGGCATTTGGGCTGACTCTGTCTTTCTCCCGTCTTGGGAGTGTCCTCaacttcttcttcacccagcagTTTGAGGTAAAATTTGGAATGCAGTGGACGCTCTGGGGAG GTACCCTGCTCTGCATGCTTGGGTTTGTTTCAGCCCTCACAGTCAGCGTGCTAGATAAAGTGGGCATGAAGCAACTGGGCTTGGATGGGGTTATCCAGCAAGAATCCAAAAAG CGCATTCAGGACATCCGGCGACTTCCCCTTCGCTACTGGCTCCTGGTCCTCACCATCATGTTCTTCTACAATGGAGTCTTCCCCTTTGTGGCAGACGCCAG caagttTATCCAGGACAAATATTCTGGTTACAGTCAGCAGGCAGCTGCTTATATTGCTGGGGCAGTGTACGACAGCTCCCTTGTTCTCTCTGCAGCAGTTGGCATATTAATT GACTACGTTGGACTGAGAGGCGTCTTTGCTGTTGGCTGTGCTGCATTGACTCTGCCAGTCTTCGCTCTCCTGGCATTTACGTTTGTTCCTCCGTTAGTCTCTACCATATGGTTGGGGATTACTTACTCCTTTGCTGCT GCTAGTATGTGGCCATCCATACCTCTTGTGGTCCCCCAAGCAACTTTAGGGACAGCTATGGGGCTTGCAACTTCTGTGCAGATGATTGGCGTCGGCCTTTCGAATCTGATCGTTGGACACATTCTAGGAACAAAGTCCAG TGAATTAAAGATCCCCCTGTGGCGCTGGCAACAGATGATGATCTTTATGTTGGCAAACACTATTGCATGCATTGTTGCCTCCGTTAGCCTCAATGTTGTGGACAAGAAACAG GGTGGGACACTGAACAGAACAAGAAAAGGAGCACctgtggagcaggaggagagagtCCCTGCAGATGCAGCACCGCTCCTTGATGATGAAACAGGAAACGAAGGCTCTGTCAGCTGA